In a single window of the Mugil cephalus isolate CIBA_MC_2020 chromosome 6, CIBA_Mcephalus_1.1, whole genome shotgun sequence genome:
- the LOC125009164 gene encoding FYN-binding protein 1 isoform X2, whose protein sequence is MDQEDTMDFKALRAKFQDQDLLKQYKVKPALPDKPKVVPPPQSPPHYLPAGARPSLLTSISQSLEGKTAIAPRVIFKEEKEDKKESKKPLIPTKGKDKSEGKTKASKDKTKKLDEDSSDQKQKKENGKDKKNLLVLPGAQKEATAELVPANPPPKSTMSKKKGFLGFIKSSKRDSMDITPEPILDTPSSDAPGAVPLIPVPPDFSNAPLEPEIQAPPSLLPNSFTVPESSAAGEIASPSTILETSDAISPAAITPVIPVPEILTPESNIPLEIEDPALTVSRPSSQNGIIPKPLSAAPTPPPRSPEPEIATETAAEAVKAAAEPTSAPTSAPPSAPPSAPPSPKPERPISALSALERAEDMSPGKPTPPVDQRIFNALEKARRKTTSTSANSTRPYSISPPSEELSRPQSPSNAFPELPPIDYEDRAGKALQSKPAEINGLDHRQTSPVLEGIAEEGTEAIPELLLIPPPPPRQLLPEPESAGPAPEKPPRPPFVNLNEFIPPPPLEDNEIPAPLEFSETDTMDVPEFDDVVSDTYSPEQPSSEWGNEEHTVPDVLDTNSLPQYYSNGITLPETEISEPAFGDEYQYNLPVETSFSFPQDTTPVAEVHTVDGNCPTESAETTYEDISTSASKKKGKSDGGKKRKGTPKNPYAEAPQETVSPSTQEKVKMGRFGKSEKKAAAEGPDEKQLKKKEKQRLEKEKKELKEKQEREKKEQKEREKKENELKKKFKITGQEDALYQAKVTVTTKGRKNDLPVKCEDVISIIRTTNCPKGKWLARDRDNNYGYVSVDHVELDIKEMLELGKKTIHRPSNSVPDTEVDSPDKMASNHFAHSQESFTDDSEEWTGDEDDTLSPTTETADPLASVGHSRTLSMPDMGQKDLSINHQHSHSDISGEGSHIQARHEALHKLTTFFHSPKPVEAPASDEQDTTGPVFATEETAHEETAQEPEASPTQEISFELPEMIILPPPEFE, encoded by the exons ATGGATCAG GAGGACACAATGGACTTCAAGGCCCTAAGGGCCAAGTTCCAAGATCAGGACCTCCTGAAGCAATACAAAGTAAAACCTGCTCTCCCAGACAAACCAAAAGTTGTCCCTCCTCCACAAAGCCCCCCTCATTACCTCCCCGCAGGAGcgcgcccctccctcctcacctccatcAGCCAGAGTTTGGAAGGAAAGACTGCCATCGCCCCAAGAGTGATCTtcaaggaggaaaaggaggacaaGAAGGAGAGCAAAAAACCTCTCATCCCAACTAAGGGAAAGGACAAGAGTGAAGGAAAGACAAAAGCAAGTAAAGATAAGACAAAGAAGCTTGATGAAGATTCGTCGGATCAGAAGCAGAAAAAGGAGAATGGTAAGGACAAGAAGAACTTATTGGTGCTGCCTGGAGCACAGAAGGAAGCTACGGCTGAGCTGGTGCCGGCCAACCCTCCCCCTAAATCCACAATGTCAAAGAAGAAGGGTTTCCTTGGTttcataaaatcctcaaaaAGAGATTCGATGGACATCACCCCAGAGCCAATCCTAGACACTCCGAGCTCAGATGCCCCTGGAGCAGTTCCACTCATTCCAGTGCCTCCTGACTTTAGTAACGCGCCACTAGAGCCAGAAATCCAGGCACCACCATCCCTTCTACCCAACAGCTTCACCGTACCTGAGTCCAGTGCTGCAGGGGAAATTGCCTCACCCTCCACTATCCTGGAAACTTCAGACGCCATCTCACCTGCTGCAATTACACCTGTTATCCCAGTACCTGAAATCCTTACCCCAGAGAGTAACATCCCTCTTGAGATTGAAGATCCTGCCTTGACAGTTTCCAGACCGTCCAGCCAAAATGGAATTATCCCCAAACCACTGAGCGCCGCGCCCACCCCTCCGCCAAGGTCTCCTGAGCCTGAGATTGCAACTGAAACTGCTGCAGAGGCTGTAAAAGCAGCCGCAGAGCCTACTTCAGCTCCTACGTCAGCTCCACCGTCAGCTCCACCGTCAGCTCCACCGTCTCCCAAACCTGAGCGTCCCATCTCAGCACTCTCTGCCCTGGAGAGGGCGGAGGACATGAGCCCTGGAAAGCCAACACCCCCTGTTGACCAGAGGATTTTCAATGCTTTGGAGAAGGCTCGGAGGAAGACCACCAG CACCTCGGCAAACTCCACTCGACCCTATTCCATCTCCCCTCCATCTGAGGAGCTTTCCCGTCCTCAGAGCCCCTCCAATGCTTTCCCAGAGCTCCCACCCATCGATTATGAAGACCGAGCTGGAAAAGCTCTCCAGTCGAAACCAGCAGAAATCAACGGCCTCGACCACC GACAAACCTCCCCAGTGCTGGAAGGGATTGCTGAGGAGGGGACTGAGGCTATCCCAGAGCTGCTATTgatcccccctcctccacccagaCAGCTCCTCCCAGAGCCGGAGTCTGCGGGTCCTGCACCAGAGAAGCCTCCCAGACCTCCCTTTGTCAACCTGAATGaattcattcctcctcctcctttggaAGATAATG AGATCCCTGCTCCTCTTGAGTTTTCAGAGACAGACACCATGGATGTCCCAGAGTTTGACGATGTTGTTTCAGACACCTATTCCCCCGAGCAGCCTTCTTCAGAGTGGGGCAACGAGGAGCACACAGTTCCAGATGTTCTGGACACAAACAGCCTGCCACAGTATTACAGTAACGGGATAACTCTTCCAGAAACCGAGATTTCAGAGCCGGCATTTGGAGATGAATACCAATATAATCTGCCAGTAGAaacctccttctctttccctcaGGACACCACTCCAGTGGCAGA GGTTCATACTGTTGACGGCAACTGCCCAACTGAGAGCGCAGAAACCACGTATGAGGACATCTCCACGTCTGCCAGcaaaaagaagggaaagagtGATGGGGGCAAGAAGCGCAAAGGAACACCAAAAA ATCCATACGCTGAGGCACCACAGGAAACAGTGAGCCCCTCT ACTCAAGAGAAAGTCAAGATGGGCAGGTTCGGCAA GAGCGAAAAGAAAGCTGCTGCAGAAGGGCCGGATgagaaacaactgaaaaaaaaagaaaagcagcgtctggaaaaggagaagaaggagctgaaggagaaacAAGAACGGGAAAAGAAGGagcagaaggaaagagagaagaaggagaacgagctgaagaagaaatTCAAA aTCACGGGACAGGAAGATGCCCTGTACCAGGCCAAAGTGACTGTGACCACAAAGGGCCGCAAGAACGATCTGCCCGTCAAGTGTGAAGACGTCATCAGCATCATCCGAACAACCAATTGCCCCAAAGGGAAGTGGCTGGCCAGGGACAGAGATAACAACT ACGGGTATGTTTCAGTGGATCACGTTGAGCTGGACATCAAGGAGATGCTGGAGCTGGGAAAGAAAACTATCCACAGACCTAGCAACAGTGTTCCTGACACAGAGGTGGATAGCCCAGATAAAAT ggCCTCCAACCACTTTGCACACTCTCAAGAAAGTT TCACAGACGACAGTGAGGAGTGGACCGGTGATGAAGATGACACCCTCTCCCCTACTACAGAAACTGCAGATCCACTGGCTTCAGT GGGTCACAGCAGGACTCTCTCCATGCCAGATATGG GACAAAAAGACCTTAGCATAAACCACCagcacagtcacagtgacatcaGCGGCGAGGGCTCTCATATCCA AGCGAGACATGAAGCACTTCACAAGTTGACAACTTTCTTCCATTCACCAAAACCTGTGGAGGCGCCTGCCAG CGATGAACAAGACACAA CAGGTCCTGTGTTTGCGACCGAGGAGACGGCTCACGAGGAGACGGCTCAAGA gcCTGAGGCCAGTCCAACACAGGAAATAAGTTTTGAGCTTCCTGAGATGATCATCTTGCCTCCTCCTGAGTTCGAGTGA
- the LOC125009164 gene encoding FYN-binding protein 1 isoform X4 has protein sequence MDQEDTMDFKALRAKFQDQDLLKQYKVKPALPDKPKVVPPPQSPPHYLPAGARPSLLTSISQSLEGKTAIAPRVIFKEEKEDKKESKKPLIPTKGKDKSEGKTKASKDKTKKLDEDSSDQKQKKENGKDKKNLLVLPGAQKEATAELVPANPPPKSTMSKKKGFLGFIKSSKRDSMDITPEPILDTPSSDAPGAVPLIPVPPDFSNAPLEPEIQAPPSLLPNSFTVPESSAAGEIASPSTILETSDAISPAAITPVIPVPEILTPESNIPLEIEDPALTVSRPSSQNGIIPKPLSAAPTPPPRSPEPEIATETAAEAVKAAAEPTSAPTSAPPSAPPSAPPSPKPERPISALSALERAEDMSPGKPTPPVDQRIFNALEKARRKTTSTSANSTRPYSISPPSEELSRPQSPSNAFPELPPIDYEDRAGKALQSKPAEINGLDHRQTSPVLEGIAEEGTEAIPELLLIPPPPPRQLLPEPESAGPAPEKPPRPPFVNLNEFIPPPPLEDNEIPAPLEFSETDTMDVPEFDDVVSDTYSPEQPSSEWGNEEHTVPDVLDTNSLPQYYSNGITLPETEISEPAFGDEYQYNLPVETSFSFPQDTTPVAEVHTVDGNCPTESAETTYEDISTSASKKKGKSDGGKKRKGTPKNPYAEAPQETVSPSTQEKVKMGRFGKSEKKAAAEGPDEKQLKKKEKQRLEKEKKELKEKQEREKKEQKEREKKENELKKKFKITGQEDALYQAKVTVTTKGRKNDLPVKCEDVISIIRTTNCPKGKWLARDRDNNYGYVSVDHVELDIKEMLELGKKTIHRPSNSVPDTEVDSPDKMASNHFAHSQESFTDDSEEWTGDEDDTLSPTTETADPLASVGHSRTLSMPDMGQKDLSINHQHSHSDISGEGSHIQARHEALHKLTTFFHSPKPVEAPASDEQDTSPVFATEETAHEETAQEPEASPTQEISFELPEMIILPPPEFE, from the exons ATGGATCAG GAGGACACAATGGACTTCAAGGCCCTAAGGGCCAAGTTCCAAGATCAGGACCTCCTGAAGCAATACAAAGTAAAACCTGCTCTCCCAGACAAACCAAAAGTTGTCCCTCCTCCACAAAGCCCCCCTCATTACCTCCCCGCAGGAGcgcgcccctccctcctcacctccatcAGCCAGAGTTTGGAAGGAAAGACTGCCATCGCCCCAAGAGTGATCTtcaaggaggaaaaggaggacaaGAAGGAGAGCAAAAAACCTCTCATCCCAACTAAGGGAAAGGACAAGAGTGAAGGAAAGACAAAAGCAAGTAAAGATAAGACAAAGAAGCTTGATGAAGATTCGTCGGATCAGAAGCAGAAAAAGGAGAATGGTAAGGACAAGAAGAACTTATTGGTGCTGCCTGGAGCACAGAAGGAAGCTACGGCTGAGCTGGTGCCGGCCAACCCTCCCCCTAAATCCACAATGTCAAAGAAGAAGGGTTTCCTTGGTttcataaaatcctcaaaaAGAGATTCGATGGACATCACCCCAGAGCCAATCCTAGACACTCCGAGCTCAGATGCCCCTGGAGCAGTTCCACTCATTCCAGTGCCTCCTGACTTTAGTAACGCGCCACTAGAGCCAGAAATCCAGGCACCACCATCCCTTCTACCCAACAGCTTCACCGTACCTGAGTCCAGTGCTGCAGGGGAAATTGCCTCACCCTCCACTATCCTGGAAACTTCAGACGCCATCTCACCTGCTGCAATTACACCTGTTATCCCAGTACCTGAAATCCTTACCCCAGAGAGTAACATCCCTCTTGAGATTGAAGATCCTGCCTTGACAGTTTCCAGACCGTCCAGCCAAAATGGAATTATCCCCAAACCACTGAGCGCCGCGCCCACCCCTCCGCCAAGGTCTCCTGAGCCTGAGATTGCAACTGAAACTGCTGCAGAGGCTGTAAAAGCAGCCGCAGAGCCTACTTCAGCTCCTACGTCAGCTCCACCGTCAGCTCCACCGTCAGCTCCACCGTCTCCCAAACCTGAGCGTCCCATCTCAGCACTCTCTGCCCTGGAGAGGGCGGAGGACATGAGCCCTGGAAAGCCAACACCCCCTGTTGACCAGAGGATTTTCAATGCTTTGGAGAAGGCTCGGAGGAAGACCACCAG CACCTCGGCAAACTCCACTCGACCCTATTCCATCTCCCCTCCATCTGAGGAGCTTTCCCGTCCTCAGAGCCCCTCCAATGCTTTCCCAGAGCTCCCACCCATCGATTATGAAGACCGAGCTGGAAAAGCTCTCCAGTCGAAACCAGCAGAAATCAACGGCCTCGACCACC GACAAACCTCCCCAGTGCTGGAAGGGATTGCTGAGGAGGGGACTGAGGCTATCCCAGAGCTGCTATTgatcccccctcctccacccagaCAGCTCCTCCCAGAGCCGGAGTCTGCGGGTCCTGCACCAGAGAAGCCTCCCAGACCTCCCTTTGTCAACCTGAATGaattcattcctcctcctcctttggaAGATAATG AGATCCCTGCTCCTCTTGAGTTTTCAGAGACAGACACCATGGATGTCCCAGAGTTTGACGATGTTGTTTCAGACACCTATTCCCCCGAGCAGCCTTCTTCAGAGTGGGGCAACGAGGAGCACACAGTTCCAGATGTTCTGGACACAAACAGCCTGCCACAGTATTACAGTAACGGGATAACTCTTCCAGAAACCGAGATTTCAGAGCCGGCATTTGGAGATGAATACCAATATAATCTGCCAGTAGAaacctccttctctttccctcaGGACACCACTCCAGTGGCAGA GGTTCATACTGTTGACGGCAACTGCCCAACTGAGAGCGCAGAAACCACGTATGAGGACATCTCCACGTCTGCCAGcaaaaagaagggaaagagtGATGGGGGCAAGAAGCGCAAAGGAACACCAAAAA ATCCATACGCTGAGGCACCACAGGAAACAGTGAGCCCCTCT ACTCAAGAGAAAGTCAAGATGGGCAGGTTCGGCAA GAGCGAAAAGAAAGCTGCTGCAGAAGGGCCGGATgagaaacaactgaaaaaaaaagaaaagcagcgtctggaaaaggagaagaaggagctgaaggagaaacAAGAACGGGAAAAGAAGGagcagaaggaaagagagaagaaggagaacgagctgaagaagaaatTCAAA aTCACGGGACAGGAAGATGCCCTGTACCAGGCCAAAGTGACTGTGACCACAAAGGGCCGCAAGAACGATCTGCCCGTCAAGTGTGAAGACGTCATCAGCATCATCCGAACAACCAATTGCCCCAAAGGGAAGTGGCTGGCCAGGGACAGAGATAACAACT ACGGGTATGTTTCAGTGGATCACGTTGAGCTGGACATCAAGGAGATGCTGGAGCTGGGAAAGAAAACTATCCACAGACCTAGCAACAGTGTTCCTGACACAGAGGTGGATAGCCCAGATAAAAT ggCCTCCAACCACTTTGCACACTCTCAAGAAAGTT TCACAGACGACAGTGAGGAGTGGACCGGTGATGAAGATGACACCCTCTCCCCTACTACAGAAACTGCAGATCCACTGGCTTCAGT GGGTCACAGCAGGACTCTCTCCATGCCAGATATGG GACAAAAAGACCTTAGCATAAACCACCagcacagtcacagtgacatcaGCGGCGAGGGCTCTCATATCCA AGCGAGACATGAAGCACTTCACAAGTTGACAACTTTCTTCCATTCACCAAAACCTGTGGAGGCGCCTGCCAG CGATGAACAAGACACAA GTCCTGTGTTTGCGACCGAGGAGACGGCTCACGAGGAGACGGCTCAAGA gcCTGAGGCCAGTCCAACACAGGAAATAAGTTTTGAGCTTCCTGAGATGATCATCTTGCCTCCTCCTGAGTTCGAGTGA